The proteins below come from a single Halobacillus salinarum genomic window:
- the rapZ gene encoding RNase adapter RapZ translates to MTTADKTKNTQLVIITGMSGAGKTVAVQSFEDLGFFCVDNLPPALLPKFLELMKDSTNNIQNVALVMDLRGREFFESLFDALDRLGKEDWLQEHILFLDAEDQALVSRYKETRRSHPLAKDGLPLEGIRRERKMLEELKGRAQTLVNTTSLKPKELREIILERYRAQEQQVFSVQMVSFGFKYGVPIDADLMFDVRFLPNPHYVDHMRPLTGLNSEVSSYVFKWSDTQKFLEKLKDLLQFMLPQYKREGKSQLVVGIGCTGGQHRSVAIAEYLSEYFSSDFVTHVTHRDIDKRKGLS, encoded by the coding sequence TTGCCGTTCAAAGTTTTGAAGATCTCGGTTTTTTTTGTGTCGATAATCTTCCTCCCGCCCTTCTTCCTAAATTTCTCGAATTAATGAAAGATTCCACAAATAATATTCAAAACGTTGCTTTAGTTATGGACTTACGGGGACGGGAGTTTTTCGAGTCGCTCTTTGATGCTTTGGACAGGCTTGGGAAAGAGGACTGGCTGCAAGAGCATATTCTCTTTTTAGATGCAGAAGATCAGGCTCTTGTATCCCGTTATAAAGAGACGAGAAGGTCCCATCCGTTAGCGAAGGATGGCCTGCCCTTGGAAGGAATTCGCAGAGAGCGAAAAATGCTCGAAGAATTAAAAGGACGCGCACAAACATTAGTCAATACGACTAGTCTAAAACCAAAGGAGTTAAGAGAAATTATTTTAGAAAGATACCGGGCTCAAGAGCAGCAGGTATTTTCTGTCCAAATGGTCTCCTTTGGCTTTAAATACGGAGTGCCGATTGATGCAGATCTTATGTTTGACGTTCGATTTTTACCTAACCCGCACTACGTCGATCACATGCGCCCGCTGACAGGATTGAACTCTGAGGTTTCCTCCTACGTATTTAAATGGTCGGACACGCAGAAGTTCTTAGAAAAATTAAAAGATCTTCTTCAATTCATGCTTCCTCAATACAAACGGGAAGGGAAGAGCCAATTGGTTGTAGGAATAGGATGTACAGGAGGACAGCACAGATCTGTAGCGATCGCGGAGTATTTAAGTGAGTATTTCTCAAGTGATTTTGTAACTCACGTCACGCATAGAGACATAGACAAAAGAAAGGGTTTATCCTAA